A stretch of Chitinophaga caeni DNA encodes these proteins:
- a CDS encoding DUF423 domain-containing protein codes for MHKTFLIWAAILGALAVILGAFGAHKLQELVSEKDVHTFQTGVTYQFYHVFALLAVGILYASYPTSSMIWAGRCFLIGILLFSGSLYVMTLMKTTGDVGLRKLGIITPIGGLFFIAGWICLLLSFLKK; via the coding sequence ATGCATAAGACTTTTTTGATTTGGGCGGCGATATTAGGCGCATTGGCAGTGATACTGGGCGCTTTCGGCGCTCATAAATTGCAGGAGCTGGTTTCTGAAAAAGATGTTCATACTTTTCAAACCGGGGTGACATACCAGTTTTACCACGTTTTTGCCCTGTTGGCCGTAGGCATCTTGTATGCTTCTTATCCAACATCCAGCATGATCTGGGCAGGCAGGTGTTTCTTGATCGGTATCTTGTTATTTTCCGGTTCGCTATATGTAATGACATTAATGAAAACTACGGGTGATGTTGGCCTGCGCAAGCTTGGAATCATTACGCCGATCGGAGGGTTGTTCTTTATCGCCGGTTGGATCTGCCTATTGCTTTCGTTCTTAAAGAAATAA